GCCGGTCACCGCGCGCGCGTAGTCCGGGATCTGCGCACCGATGGGGAGCCCGAGGACGAGCGCGCCGAGGAACATGATGGTCAGGGGCGCCGCCGTGAGCACGAACAGGGCGGCGGCCATGGCCCCGTACTTGCCGAGGACGTAGTCCACGCGTTCGAGCGGGCGCGAGAGGTACAGCGCCATCACACGGAACCGCAGGTCGCGCGAGACCAGCGCCGGCGCCTGCGCCGCGACGAAGATCGAGGTGACCAGCTGGATGCTGAGCAGGTAGGAGGGGTAGCCGGCGACGAGCTCGGTCGCGCGCGTCACCGCGGTGATCGCGACGATGGCCAGGGCCGGCAGGCACATCACCGCCAGCAGCAGCATCGGCATGACCTTGGAACGGCCGCTGCGCCCCAGCCCGTAGGCGCCCCGCAGGCTGTCGACGAACAGCGATCTGCGGATGTAGCCGCGGCCGCCACGCTGCCCGTCGAAGTGGCGGTACCCGATGTCGTGGATGACCCCCTGCGCGCCGGAGGGGCCGGCGGCGCTCGCCGTGGCCGGGGTGTCAGACGGCATCGCCGTCACCGCCGGTCCCAGCCGAGGCGAAGATCTCCGCCATGCGATGACGGCGGCGCTCGAGCCTGATCAGCCCGACCCCCGCCGCGGCGACCGTGTCGCGCACCACGTCGTAGGTGGTGTCGCCGTGCAGCGCCACCTCGAGGAGCCGTCCCGCCGCGCGGACCTCCAGTCCCGCGTCGCCGAGCAGCGCGAGCAGCTCGTCCTGGCGGTCGTCCACCTCGACGACGACCACCTGGCTGGATGCGGTGACGTCCGCCGTGGAGGAGGACCGCAGCAGCTGGCCACCGTCGATGACGACGACGTGGTCGCAGACCCGTTCCAGCTCGCCGAGGAGGTGGGAGGTCACCAGGACCGAGATGCCGAAGTCCGCGTTGATGCGCTGGACGAGGCCGAGCATGTCGTCGCGGCCGGCGGGGTCCAGGCCATTGGTCGGCTCGTCGAGGAGCACGAGCTGCGGGTCGTGGACCAGCGCCTGCGCGAGCTTCACCCGCTGGCGCATGCCGGTCGAGTAGCCGCCGATCGGCCGGTAGCGCTCCTCGTAGAGCCCGACATGGCGAAGGATGTCCGCGGTTCGCTCCCGCGCCGCCGTCGCGGGCAGTCCCGACATCCGGGCCATGTGGACGACGAGCTCGGTCGCGGACAGGTCAGGCGGGAGGCAGTCGTGCTCGGGCATGTAGCCGACGCGTTCGCGAATCGCGGCGCCCTCCCGGGCAACGTCGAGGTCGAGCACGGCGGCACGGCCGTTGGTGGCGGGCAGGAGCCCGAGCAGGATCTTGATCAGCGTCGACTTGCCCGCGCCGTTCGCACCGATCAGGCCGATGACCCCTGGGCTGATGTCGACGCTGAGCTCGGACACGGCCGTCACCTGACCGAAGCGCTTGGTGAGCCCCTCCGTGACGATCAGCGACATGCGGGGTGACCCTCTTCACCGCTCTGTGCGAGGGGTATCCATGGGTGAGCGGTGGCACCTGACACGAAGGCTCCTCAGATCACGGTTCGCCGCGGCGGCGAAGGGAGCCAGCATGGCGGCCCGTTCAAGGATGCACCATCGGGGATTTCCCTGAGGACACTCGGTCGTGCGGGAAGCCCCGGACCGGGTGGTGCTACCGCGGTTGGGGGGAGAACGGGAGCACCGTGGCCAAGTGGCGCCGTCTCGCTCGGCTTGTTCGCGGTACGCCGTGTGCTGCTCGTCTGATCGGCCCCGACCGCGGGGCCGGCCTGCCATGGGCCTTGCTGGAATTGCACACAAGCACGTGTCGATGCTTGACAACGGTCTCCAGAGCATGGCATCATGGGAACATGCGTTCGAGTCCAGCGTCGTCGAGT
This is a stretch of genomic DNA from Egibacteraceae bacterium. It encodes these proteins:
- a CDS encoding ABC transporter ATP-binding protein; the protein is MSLIVTEGLTKRFGQVTAVSELSVDISPGVIGLIGANGAGKSTLIKILLGLLPATNGRAAVLDLDVAREGAAIRERVGYMPEHDCLPPDLSATELVVHMARMSGLPATAARERTADILRHVGLYEERYRPIGGYSTGMRQRVKLAQALVHDPQLVLLDEPTNGLDPAGRDDMLGLVQRINADFGISVLVTSHLLGELERVCDHVVVIDGGQLLRSSSTADVTASSQVVVVEVDDRQDELLALLGDAGLEVRAAGRLLEVALHGDTTYDVVRDTVAAAGVGLIRLERRRHRMAEIFASAGTGGDGDAV